From a single Aliivibrio wodanis genomic region:
- the traD gene encoding conjugative transfer protein TraD: MKKRTNTRPKARTSNFTRGGQILFHNIRMYLQIMGKLGSWAIITSSLFTLLYIYLFLDADTLKTTQYYWEVKTAYQLKGGEDMMTLNWNGQDFTNTLSHLRESKLLNDGYQQFKDTVLLCFAFAFVTSIAMLVLFTRFLERKGKEQTEDCLVRGVRVESPEKLIEELKKTNNMSDFRIDKQKVFVKNFEVYHVHIGGTTGAGKSVAIRKLLNEIRARGDKAVIYDKGCTFVSRFYDETTDVILNPFDERSAYWDIWQDAKHPTEFENHAMSLIPEHGDGDPFWVQSARTIFSSTAYKMQSDGKPCTTERLLELILTSQLEELTKYLDGTESASLVSDKIQKTAISIKSVLAAYIKSLRFLEGLDKPDKEGNPRRKFSIQDWVLDDNEKGFLFLTSNAKQHPSLRPLLSMWISIASTAILSLIESQTRRIWVIIDEAPSLHKLPELPSVLSEVRKHGGCFLLGFQSYAQFIKVYGQHAADEMMDLLNTRFYFRNPSAAMAKKTSEDLGEQDIELSKEQYSYGADSVRDGVSLGHQTITRPAVTASEVMQLDNLQCWLKTPGNYPITRLDLVFDPMPQVANAFVFREYESSEAMKKIDALLTHYQLGALTELDEKERKILLAIHNHQFEGDEDAQESEEERMKSSVTKQDKKDDQDIEKQKRKEEAQYRAQLATPEQHEIDADNTLDNNDIEL, encoded by the coding sequence ATGAAGAAACGCACCAATACTCGACCAAAAGCGCGTACCAGTAACTTTACTCGCGGCGGTCAGATCCTGTTCCATAATATCCGCATGTATCTACAAATAATGGGAAAACTCGGCTCATGGGCGATTATTACCTCGTCCTTATTCACCTTGCTCTATATTTACCTATTTCTTGATGCCGACACGCTAAAAACCACGCAATATTATTGGGAAGTCAAAACTGCCTACCAACTAAAAGGCGGTGAAGACATGATGACGCTTAACTGGAACGGACAGGATTTCACTAACACGCTCAGTCATTTAAGAGAAAGTAAGCTACTCAATGATGGGTATCAACAATTTAAAGATACCGTCTTACTCTGTTTTGCGTTTGCCTTTGTTACGTCCATTGCCATGCTCGTGCTTTTCACTCGATTTCTTGAGCGCAAAGGCAAAGAGCAAACCGAAGATTGTTTGGTTCGTGGTGTTCGCGTTGAATCCCCTGAAAAGCTCATTGAAGAATTAAAAAAGACGAACAACATGTCTGATTTTCGTATCGACAAACAGAAAGTCTTTGTAAAAAACTTTGAGGTGTACCACGTTCATATTGGCGGAACGACTGGTGCCGGTAAATCCGTTGCCATTCGTAAACTGCTCAATGAAATTCGTGCCAGAGGCGATAAGGCCGTTATCTACGATAAAGGCTGTACCTTTGTGTCTCGATTCTATGATGAAACCACCGATGTAATTTTGAACCCCTTTGATGAACGCTCGGCCTATTGGGATATTTGGCAAGACGCAAAACACCCGACCGAATTTGAAAACCACGCCATGTCTCTTATTCCTGAGCATGGGGATGGTGATCCATTTTGGGTTCAATCCGCCCGTACTATCTTTTCATCGACCGCGTATAAAATGCAAAGTGACGGTAAACCTTGTACCACAGAGCGATTACTGGAGCTGATATTAACCTCTCAACTGGAGGAATTAACCAAGTACCTAGATGGCACTGAATCCGCGTCATTAGTGTCTGACAAAATTCAGAAAACCGCCATTTCGATTAAATCGGTCTTGGCCGCTTACATCAAATCATTACGATTCTTAGAAGGATTAGACAAACCCGATAAGGAAGGCAACCCAAGACGTAAATTCTCAATTCAAGATTGGGTATTGGATGACAATGAAAAAGGTTTTTTGTTTTTAACCTCAAACGCCAAACAGCATCCTTCATTAAGACCATTACTTTCAATGTGGATCTCCATTGCCTCAACTGCGATTTTGAGTTTAATCGAAAGCCAGACGCGCCGTATTTGGGTCATCATTGATGAAGCCCCAAGTCTGCATAAATTGCCTGAGTTACCAAGCGTTCTGTCCGAAGTGCGAAAGCACGGCGGCTGTTTCTTATTGGGTTTTCAGTCTTACGCGCAGTTCATTAAGGTGTACGGCCAACACGCTGCCGATGAAATGATGGATTTGCTCAATACTCGTTTTTATTTTCGTAACCCGTCTGCGGCGATGGCGAAAAAAACCAGTGAAGATTTAGGCGAGCAAGACATTGAGTTATCCAAAGAGCAATACAGCTATGGTGCGGATTCAGTTCGTGATGGTGTGTCCCTTGGACACCAAACCATTACTCGCCCTGCGGTTACTGCATCCGAAGTCATGCAATTAGATAACTTACAATGCTGGTTAAAAACACCGGGCAATTATCCAATTACTCGTCTTGATTTGGTGTTTGACCCAATGCCACAAGTCGCAAACGCCTTTGTGTTTAGGGAGTACGAATCAAGCGAAGCCATGAAGAAAATTGATGCACTGCTCACGCATTATCAGTTAGGCGCATTAACTGAGCTTGATGAAAAAGAGCGTAAAATCTTATTGGCTATTCATAACCATCAGTTTGAGGGGGATGAAGATGCACAAGAAAGTGAAGAGGAACGCATGAAGTCATCAGTAACGAAACAAGATAAAAAAGACGATCAAGATATTGAGAAACAAAAACGTAAGGAGGAAGCACAATATCGAGCGCAACTAGCGACACCAGAGCAACACGAGATTGACGCTGACAACACGCTTGATAATAACGACATTGAATTATGA
- the trbB gene encoding conjugative transfer protein TrbB, producing the protein MRYHQKGAWLLLFLSLNSYTVTANTLTDIINTKEQRLQTNSNPTIKTNTQEYGLAFIFSSTCPHCQRFAPTLEAFAATTGLPVYAFSADGKGIHTYSTPLMATPDVMNTFFPNQESIIYPALFLVNLDTRAHVPLSLGNVPFSALDTTYKAAMSYPHIKARLAK; encoded by the coding sequence ATGCGATACCACCAAAAAGGAGCGTGGCTCCTTCTGTTTCTCAGCCTGAATAGTTACACCGTCACGGCCAATACTCTGACGGACATCATCAACACCAAAGAGCAACGCCTCCAAACCAACAGTAATCCAACCATCAAAACCAACACCCAAGAATATGGACTGGCCTTTATTTTTTCCTCCACCTGTCCACATTGCCAACGGTTTGCACCCACGCTTGAAGCGTTCGCCGCAACCACAGGCTTACCCGTGTACGCCTTTTCCGCTGACGGGAAAGGTATTCACACTTACTCAACACCGTTAATGGCAACCCCTGACGTGATGAATACCTTTTTTCCAAACCAAGAAAGCATTATTTACCCTGCTCTGTTTTTAGTGAACCTAGACACCAGAGCGCACGTTCCGTTAAGCCTTGGTAATGTGCCATTCAGCGCATTAGACACCACGTACAAAGCGGCCATGTCCTACCCTCACATTAAAGCAAGGTTAGCAAAATGA
- the traG gene encoding conjugative transfer protein TraG, whose protein sequence is MWEMYVFTGGATAQKVFNALAAFFNTHDWATLLSIIAIFAVFITAFKFILTRDHNNLLSWFATALLVPSLLLTPKADMIIIDASQLGRTYTVGNIPLGIVVPAHYSTVFMHGMSSVIDKIFRMPNDQAYSTSGMLFGAKLMGLASSIGVQEPVLKGIWGQYLQNCIRPDITINGKYTWGDFANSGNIFTFLKNNHPSPLRRISMENDFITCQDALPKIEALFIKEVEKSWKLMGTQSQGSKWAKDEALLQNSLQSSMREFANISQSASEIMKQNIAINAVREGLYSNAASVDAVGASLNYAQAQNQSNMTSTMISMGLNAKSWLPIVHSVLIILIVCTSIPVFLVCFVPGMTLNILKGYMNGYFYLATWPMFFTFINMIMTYSLAGGTADTMLANNGVISLSSRDQVQQLQNQYSAVAGWLMMAVPFIAAKALSGGTAMASSLMHQFSSTANGSATKNSGALSSGDLGFGNLQIDNQTLSNMNANKHDTMSLDNQFGAKTYRADGTAVTQFANGNVYDASGAMSRTAFDVNSGTVQTSALQRNLSDSEQVTAQNRTAYNQSVAASSDALMSLGQSASTNNSYGTGTQDTNSANLNQSLTNMDSIVQEHAKATGMSTSEAYRTMMDNHIGAEIFADASKGFQPFGMGAKVGIRGSMGGKYSESDNTSKDSTTSTTDRDAQSRQEQFNEAMGKVKQYSSNENTSSLNSETQQAAMNFNDSYRKSDDLADNLELSHSKSQAYSAALQASQNGTLGMNTDLKQEFQEYVEQYRPNNVEAIMNGSSGEVRDIRDAMFDGFMAEKFQDYDPQLATAHDNSRFKEPVETITGMDLDGQYQKGSEGLQTLVQDSQSGKLTGMRDNYLDESSTLFNGQTLGEKRVDSHDNQEQLGDKVVNDIPPKPETTLASITPAAPPKTEKREVQDTDNPKPPYTINDA, encoded by the coding sequence ATGTGGGAAATGTACGTCTTTACCGGAGGGGCAACAGCACAAAAAGTGTTTAATGCCCTTGCCGCGTTTTTTAATACCCATGATTGGGCAACACTGCTCAGTATCATTGCTATTTTTGCTGTGTTTATCACGGCGTTTAAGTTCATCTTAACCCGTGACCATAACAATTTACTCTCATGGTTTGCGACCGCGTTATTAGTCCCAAGCCTGTTACTCACCCCAAAAGCAGACATGATAATCATTGATGCAAGTCAACTCGGCCGAACCTACACCGTTGGTAATATTCCATTAGGAATAGTCGTGCCAGCGCACTACTCCACGGTGTTCATGCACGGCATGTCGAGTGTGATAGATAAGATATTCAGGATGCCAAACGACCAAGCCTATTCCACCTCGGGCATGTTGTTTGGGGCTAAACTCATGGGACTTGCCAGTAGCATAGGCGTACAAGAGCCAGTGTTAAAAGGCATTTGGGGTCAATACTTGCAGAACTGCATTAGACCTGACATTACCATCAATGGAAAATACACATGGGGTGACTTTGCTAACTCTGGCAATATTTTTACGTTTTTAAAAAACAATCACCCCTCACCGCTTCGCCGTATTTCAATGGAAAATGACTTTATTACTTGCCAAGACGCATTACCAAAAATAGAGGCGTTGTTTATCAAGGAAGTGGAAAAAAGTTGGAAACTGATGGGCACGCAATCTCAGGGTTCAAAATGGGCGAAAGACGAAGCCTTACTGCAAAATTCATTACAAAGCTCGATGCGAGAATTTGCGAATATCAGCCAATCCGCCTCTGAGATAATGAAACAGAACATTGCGATTAATGCGGTTCGTGAGGGCTTGTATTCCAACGCGGCGAGTGTGGATGCAGTCGGTGCATCACTTAACTACGCTCAAGCACAAAACCAATCGAACATGACCTCAACCATGATAAGCATGGGGTTGAACGCCAAATCATGGCTCCCGATTGTTCACAGTGTGCTGATAATTCTCATTGTGTGTACGTCCATTCCGGTGTTCTTAGTGTGTTTTGTGCCAGGCATGACACTGAACATTTTAAAGGGCTACATGAATGGGTATTTTTACTTAGCCACATGGCCGATGTTCTTTACGTTCATCAACATGATAATGACCTATTCACTCGCAGGAGGAACCGCTGACACGATGCTCGCAAACAACGGAGTAATTAGCCTATCCAGTCGGGACCAAGTTCAACAACTGCAAAACCAATACTCTGCCGTTGCAGGGTGGTTAATGATGGCGGTGCCATTCATTGCAGCCAAAGCATTAAGCGGTGGAACCGCAATGGCAAGTAGCCTAATGCACCAATTTAGCAGTACCGCGAACGGCAGTGCGACCAAAAACTCAGGGGCGTTAAGCTCAGGTGATTTAGGGTTTGGTAATCTGCAAATAGATAACCAGACATTGAGCAACATGAACGCCAATAAGCACGACACCATGAGTTTAGATAATCAGTTTGGGGCAAAGACGTATCGAGCCGATGGGACAGCCGTCACCCAATTTGCCAATGGTAACGTGTATGACGCGTCAGGAGCGATGTCTAGAACGGCGTTTGATGTGAACTCAGGAACGGTTCAAACCAGTGCCTTGCAACGAAATCTCAGTGATTCGGAGCAAGTGACGGCACAAAACCGAACCGCGTATAACCAAAGCGTGGCTGCCAGTAGTGATGCGCTTATGAGCCTAGGACAAAGCGCATCGACCAATAACAGTTATGGCACTGGTACTCAAGACACCAACAGTGCCAACCTTAACCAGTCGCTTACTAACATGGATTCGATAGTGCAAGAGCACGCAAAAGCCACCGGAATGAGCACAAGTGAAGCCTATAGAACCATGATGGATAATCATATAGGGGCAGAAATATTTGCCGATGCTTCAAAGGGCTTTCAACCCTTTGGTATGGGAGCTAAGGTAGGGATTAGAGGCTCTATGGGAGGAAAATATTCAGAATCAGACAATACATCCAAAGATAGCACTACCAGCACAACAGATAGGGATGCACAAAGTCGCCAAGAGCAATTTAATGAAGCGATGGGAAAAGTAAAACAATACAGCAGCAATGAAAATACGTCATCCTTAAACTCAGAAACCCAACAAGCGGCCATGAACTTTAATGACTCGTACAGAAAGAGTGATGATTTAGCCGATAACCTAGAATTAAGTCATTCAAAATCTCAAGCCTATAGCGCTGCATTGCAAGCCTCACAAAATGGCACCCTTGGTATGAACACCGATTTAAAACAGGAGTTCCAAGAATACGTTGAACAATATCGTCCAAATAATGTAGAGGCCATCATGAATGGATCGAGCGGTGAAGTTCGAGACATACGTGATGCAATGTTTGATGGGTTTATGGCGGAGAAATTCCAAGATTACGATCCACAACTGGCAACGGCTCATGATAATAGCCGCTTTAAAGAACCAGTGGAAACAATCACGGGTATGGACTTAGACGGCCAATACCAAAAAGGCTCAGAAGGACTTCAAACTCTGGTGCAAGACTCACAATCAGGCAAACTTACAGGAATGCGAGATAACTATCTTGATGAAAGCTCAACCCTATTTAACGGGCAAACATTAGGAGAAAAAAGAGTAGATTCTCATGATAACCAAGAACAACTAGGTGATAAGGTCGTTAATGATATACCACCAAAGCCTGAAACTACACTTGCATCAATAACACCTGCTGCCCCACCGAAAACAGAAAAAAGAGAGGTGCAAGACACCGATAATCCAAAGCCGCCATACACTATAAATGACGCATAA
- a CDS encoding membrane protein, whose protein sequence is MKKLTSIQPIKVQKNEHCTRNARPNTNKLKETIMKKPLLAWDTLFKDVTNAVLAGLAVLSFQVSVFVLQIYVVLTNNTLDKLNTISLAEWHQGVNTLWYGAYQLTATFTLVVIISVVMRKLIKNRLAKKQKTADALHFEYAYIEMRNLLAYTFNVIAGEINDGVTLLDAGDEALKQRRELALNVVCKQTYNLNKSAHPITLEQHDTLLKQFEHYLTLITCEAAPDHAFTYRHPQLNQIRCPDFEKEYELECEQFNRQSIDRNEEKQ, encoded by the coding sequence ATGAAAAAATTAACGTCCATTCAACCCATTAAAGTTCAAAAAAACGAGCACTGCACACGTAATGCTCGCCCAAACACCAATAAACTAAAGGAAACCATCATGAAAAAACCACTATTAGCATGGGATACGTTGTTTAAAGATGTCACTAACGCAGTTCTCGCTGGACTTGCCGTTCTTTCTTTTCAAGTTAGTGTCTTTGTTCTTCAGATATACGTTGTCTTAACAAATAATACCCTTGATAAACTCAACACCATTTCATTAGCTGAATGGCATCAAGGTGTAAATACTTTGTGGTACGGAGCATACCAACTCACAGCTACATTCACACTTGTTGTGATAATTAGTGTTGTTATGAGAAAACTCATTAAAAACAGACTCGCCAAAAAACAAAAGACCGCTGACGCTTTACACTTTGAATACGCTTACATCGAAATGAGAAATCTTCTGGCTTATACATTCAATGTTATTGCAGGGGAAATTAATGATGGCGTAACACTACTTGATGCAGGGGACGAAGCCCTTAAACAAAGACGGGAGTTAGCACTTAATGTGGTCTGTAAGCAAACCTATAACCTAAACAAATCAGCACACCCTATCACCTTAGAGCAACACGACACGTTATTGAAACAGTTCGAGCACTACTTAACCCTCATAACCTGTGAGGCTGCACCTGACCACGCATTCACTTACCGTCATCCGCAATTAAATCAGATTCGATGCCCTGATTTCGAGAAAGAGTATGAATTGGAGTGTGAGCAATTTAATCGTCAATCTATTGATAGGAATGAAGAGAAACAATGA
- the traH gene encoding conjugative transfer protein TraH has translation MRLFKTSLLSLFIALSTPSIAGVNQDLTRFFDDLDYATNTTNGSAYKGQAANHYSGGSAYIRTPITQSQLAAFTPPSIAAGCGGIDLYSGGFSHINSDELVKMGKNIVSSAIPFAVDLALQTWAPQIKNIKDRLEQIAKEINALSVNSCEAAQVGVASLAGFADIGEKKYICATMATQNNRFADWAGAKNGCDTAETNRQVANATKDNAMKNLIAANRNIIWYSILANDFLSRDPELAEFFMSLSGTIIYDGNLTAHRKPSLLTGNNNMVKVMLEGGTVQAYRCDDRGKEKCLSPTLRNITFDKQNTFKTKIINTLNEIVTKYQTDTPLTVEQQSFLEAVSLPVLKMMSTTMSSGMAPQTSAYASVIASDLITDYLMQSLAIIKASMQTNGNDPKDLDSLYAAIDEASKTLSQSRLHALQTLDAEQSVIRSMMDIEKRIEGSFSSQTRANLLFDGNE, from the coding sequence ATGAGACTCTTTAAAACGTCGTTACTCTCACTCTTCATTGCGCTCTCAACGCCAAGTATTGCAGGGGTAAATCAAGATTTAACCCGTTTTTTTGATGACTTGGATTACGCCACCAATACCACCAATGGCAGCGCGTACAAAGGCCAAGCCGCCAACCATTACTCAGGCGGTAGTGCGTACATCCGAACCCCAATCACTCAATCTCAACTGGCCGCGTTCACACCGCCAAGCATTGCGGCTGGGTGTGGCGGCATTGATTTATATTCAGGGGGATTTTCACACATCAACAGTGATGAACTGGTCAAGATGGGCAAGAACATTGTCTCTTCCGCCATTCCTTTTGCTGTGGATTTAGCCCTACAAACATGGGCACCTCAGATTAAGAACATCAAAGACCGACTAGAGCAAATCGCCAAAGAGATTAACGCCCTATCGGTCAACTCCTGTGAAGCGGCTCAAGTGGGTGTGGCTTCCCTTGCAGGGTTTGCGGACATCGGTGAGAAAAAATACATTTGTGCAACGATGGCAACGCAAAACAACCGTTTTGCGGATTGGGCAGGCGCGAAGAACGGCTGTGATACCGCAGAAACCAACCGTCAAGTCGCCAATGCCACCAAGGATAACGCAATGAAAAACCTCATTGCCGCCAATCGCAACATTATCTGGTATTCCATTTTGGCTAACGACTTTTTAAGTCGTGACCCTGAGCTGGCTGAGTTCTTCATGTCACTCTCAGGCACGATTATTTACGATGGCAACTTAACCGCCCACAGAAAACCCTCACTATTAACTGGTAACAACAACATGGTCAAAGTAATGCTTGAAGGGGGAACCGTACAAGCGTATCGATGCGACGACAGAGGCAAAGAGAAATGTTTATCTCCAACCCTAAGAAACATTACCTTTGATAAACAAAACACGTTCAAAACCAAAATCATTAACACCCTGAACGAAATCGTTACTAAATACCAAACCGATACGCCCCTAACCGTTGAACAACAATCGTTTTTAGAGGCGGTGTCATTGCCTGTACTAAAAATGATGTCAACCACCATGAGCTCAGGCATGGCACCGCAAACCTCAGCGTACGCCAGTGTCATTGCCTCTGACTTAATCACCGATTACTTAATGCAATCCCTCGCCATCATTAAAGCGTCGATGCAAACCAACGGCAACGACCCTAAAGATTTAGACAGCCTATACGCCGCCATTGATGAAGCGAGTAAAACCCTGTCTCAATCACGACTGCACGCGCTGCAAACTCTTGATGCAGAGCAATCCGTCATCCGTAGCATGATGGACATTGAAAAACGCATTGAGGGGAGTTTCTCTTCACAAACTCGCGCTAATTTACTGTTTGATGGTAACGAATAA
- a CDS encoding putative uncharacterized protein (No significant database matches) — translation MESIMNTHYKPIDIEGIPNRVNMVFKTSNYNEAAKRLKVSTAYPKLLTQGKGRLTPSLLNKLSNTFAVYLPWLLQEEHSPYPTKFHTSLKSCICNDDAMTPIIEKGALVFYEPMKKMRMSPMIFMSLNYWETQLYEKLKF, via the coding sequence ATGGAGAGCATCATGAATACACACTACAAACCCATTGATATTGAAGGAATACCAAATAGAGTAAACATGGTATTTAAAACCTCAAATTACAACGAGGCCGCTAAACGACTAAAGGTATCTACGGCTTACCCCAAATTACTCACTCAAGGGAAAGGACGATTAACGCCATCATTATTGAATAAACTGAGTAATACGTTTGCTGTATATCTACCTTGGTTACTTCAAGAGGAGCATTCACCCTACCCAACCAAATTTCACACATCGTTAAAAAGTTGCATTTGCAATGATGATGCAATGACACCAATCATTGAAAAAGGAGCGTTGGTTTTTTACGAACCAATGAAAAAAATGAGGATGTCACCAATGATATTTATGTCATTGAACTATTGGGAAACACAGTTATACGAAAAATTGAAGTTCTGA
- a CDS encoding cold-shock protein encodes MKGEITQWFDNKGFGFIYCHDMPFEVFAHVSRFRRGYRRPRVGDKVKFQIEWDNGKANASTIVLLNVYPLRKRISIRTTLSIIVIFITMTLIYQFFKNQLSTSFSHTQPSYQQQIYRAPTPQRIDVPLACRRKTHCSQMTSYEEAVFFLQHCPNAKIDGDNDGIPCERQFGRYAG; translated from the coding sequence ATGAAAGGAGAAATAACGCAGTGGTTTGATAATAAAGGGTTTGGGTTCATTTATTGCCATGATATGCCGTTTGAAGTCTTCGCTCATGTATCACGATTTCGGCGTGGGTATCGTCGCCCAAGAGTTGGGGATAAGGTCAAGTTTCAAATTGAATGGGATAATGGAAAAGCGAACGCCAGTACCATAGTTTTACTTAATGTTTACCCTTTGAGAAAGCGAATATCAATAAGGACAACGCTATCCATCATTGTAATTTTTATAACAATGACTTTGATTTATCAATTTTTCAAAAACCAACTATCCACCTCGTTTTCTCATACTCAGCCAAGCTATCAGCAACAAATATACCGTGCACCAACACCTCAAAGAATTGATGTACCACTTGCCTGTAGAAGAAAAACTCATTGCAGCCAAATGACATCATACGAAGAAGCAGTATTTTTTCTACAACACTGCCCTAATGCAAAAATCGACGGAGATAATGACGGCATACCTTGTGAAAGGCAATTTGGTCGATACGCAGGTTGA
- a CDS encoding putative DNA binding helix-turn helix protein, with protein MPKYPASSDLHLKKHNVIGFFERLDTALRTTSVNKLSKKTDISVNTIKSYLYRHNYPDLPRLATIAEHTGYSLSWLLFGHEKTQHKQDRFELTILDDAMTPTLPEGAEVVYQTLTPTSNSPVLDGIYVIATARGNLVRRLQWREDDKAYLVLCTNVDYPSQTMKSVNIIGKVTAVMTAI; from the coding sequence ATGCCTAAATATCCAGCATCATCCGATTTACATCTTAAAAAACACAATGTCATTGGTTTTTTTGAGCGTTTAGATACAGCCCTTAGAACAACATCCGTAAACAAATTATCTAAAAAAACAGACATCAGCGTAAACACAATCAAAAGTTATTTATACCGACATAATTACCCTGACCTACCTCGTTTAGCCACCATTGCAGAGCATACAGGGTATTCATTATCTTGGTTGTTATTTGGTCATGAAAAAACTCAACATAAACAAGACCGCTTTGAACTCACCATTTTAGACGACGCAATGACTCCAACATTACCAGAAGGGGCAGAAGTGGTTTATCAAACACTAACACCTACATCAAACTCGCCGGTTCTTGATGGGATTTATGTCATAGCAACAGCAAGGGGGAACCTCGTTAGACGGTTGCAATGGCGAGAAGATGATAAGGCATATCTCGTCCTTTGCACCAACGTTGATTACCCCTCTCAAACCATGAAAAGCGTCAATATCATTGGCAAAGTCACGGCGGTAATGACCGCCATTTAA
- the traF gene encoding conjugative transfer protein TraF, producing the protein MRVLSLCLVACLSFPTIANEHQGWRWYNEPRPVKPIPKPKLIPATPHINISTTPAQTPKPRQRAMSATEQMQWFQGYMAEVQNDAVINSTDVDKVTKFMKVSQFIEGKTTEFGMSWKKALVLDPSLDYRVENPTESLAAQTQNSLNREKKIQAVKTLKEKGFGLFFVYNSNAPLDKVLAPSIQAFSEQYDIGLLGISLDGGFLEEITSNRKNNNTLPIDTSPALLLVNPQTQEMHPLAYGFISQEELLGRFLNVATEYAPNF; encoded by the coding sequence ATGCGAGTCCTTAGCCTCTGCCTTGTCGCCTGTTTAAGTTTTCCGACTATCGCCAACGAGCATCAAGGTTGGCGGTGGTATAACGAGCCAAGGCCAGTAAAACCAATACCCAAACCGAAACTTATTCCAGCCACGCCCCACATCAACATCAGCACAACCCCTGCCCAAACCCCAAAGCCAAGACAAAGAGCCATGAGTGCCACTGAGCAAATGCAGTGGTTTCAGGGTTACATGGCTGAGGTACAGAATGATGCAGTCATTAATTCAACCGATGTGGATAAAGTCACAAAGTTCATGAAAGTCAGTCAATTCATTGAAGGAAAAACAACAGAGTTTGGTATGAGTTGGAAAAAAGCCTTAGTGCTTGACCCAAGTTTGGACTATCGCGTTGAAAACCCGACTGAATCACTCGCCGCCCAAACGCAAAACTCACTCAACAGAGAAAAGAAAATCCAAGCCGTAAAAACCCTAAAGGAGAAAGGGTTTGGGCTTTTCTTTGTGTATAACAGTAACGCCCCGTTGGATAAAGTACTGGCTCCGTCCATTCAGGCGTTTTCTGAGCAATATGACATTGGTTTGCTCGGTATCAGTTTGGATGGGGGATTTTTAGAGGAAATAACATCCAACCGTAAAAACAACAACACCCTACCGATAGACACCTCACCTGCGCTACTTCTGGTTAATCCACAAACCCAAGAAATGCACCCATTGGCTTATGGGTTTATTTCACAAGAAGAATTGCTCGGTCGTTTTCTTAACGTAGCCACAGAATACGCCCCAAACTTTTAA
- a CDS encoding putative uncharacterized protein (No significant database matches), translating into MNRLHHSGSDKENQMTAELTSLTAKMDALRAKGFSDEEINALLSPVAVAAQPNLLPLTDGDKAYAEQWNENIEETARTSWKVFFIVLVGMFITAFPLFIARMDPSFAVPWFIGGFIVLFVGIICASYQQEQRVKLFLKKRVD; encoded by the coding sequence ATAAACAGGCTTCATCACTCAGGCAGTGATAAGGAAAATCAAATGACAGCAGAATTAACCAGTTTGACGGCGAAGATGGATGCCCTAAGAGCAAAGGGGTTCAGTGATGAAGAGATCAACGCGTTGTTATCGCCAGTTGCGGTAGCGGCTCAACCTAATCTGTTGCCATTAACTGATGGTGACAAAGCCTATGCAGAGCAATGGAACGAGAACATAGAAGAAACGGCTCGCACCAGTTGGAAAGTGTTTTTTATAGTGTTGGTAGGTATGTTTATTACTGCATTTCCATTATTTATAGCGAGAATGGATCCTTCCTTTGCTGTTCCGTGGTTTATTGGTGGGTTTATTGTTTTATTTGTAGGTATTATTTGTGCTAGTTATCAACAAGAGCAGCGTGTTAAATTGTTCTTAAAAAAACGTGTTGATTAA